The following is a genomic window from Janibacter sp. DB-40.
ACGTTGTTGAGGCCGTAGATCACGTCGAGGCTGACCAGGCCGAGCAGGGGACTGCGCGTCATGAGGTCGACGAACTCCGCGGCCGTGGCCGGTGGCGGATGGAGGGCGAAGACGACGACCTGCACCAGGACGAGCACCACCGAGCCCAGCGCTGCGACGGCGCCGGTGCGCAGCACGCCCCGCCACGGAAGCAGGGCCTTCCGGGCGACGATCTCGTCGTCCACGTACGCAAGTCTGGCACGGGCGGCACACGGTCACTCGGGTGCGCGGCCCTCGTGCCGCTGGTCAGCGCGCGACGTAGATGGTGTTGCTCGACTCGCCGCCGGTGAGGAAGTTGGCGAAGGCCACCACGTGCGCGTCCACGTGGTCGAAGACCCGCTCGAGCAACCCGCAGAACTGCTCGTCGGGCGGGTCGTCCGACCAGAGCGCGAAGACCCCGCCGGGACGCAGGTGGGCGGTGAGCCGGCGCAGTCCGTCCTCGCTGTAGAAGGGGGCGTGGTCGGGGTGGAGCAGGTGGTGCGGGGTGTGGTCGATGTCGAGCAGCACCGCGTCGAAGGTCCGCCCCGGTGCGTCCGGGTCGAAGCCTGCCCCGGACGCCGCGAGCGCGAAGAAGTCGTCGTGCAGCAGCCGGGTGCGCGGGTCCCGCACGAGGTCGGCCGACTCGGGCAGCAGCTCGCGCTCGTGCCAGTCGATCACCTCCGCCATCGCGTCGACGACGACCATCGAGCGCACCCGCGGGTCCTCGAGCGCGGCCCGCGCGGTGCAGCCCAGGCCGAGGCCGCCGACGACGACGTCCAGCTGGTCCCCCTTCGCCTCGGCCAACCCCAGCCGGGCCAGCTCGATCTCGGCGACCGTGAACAGGCTCGACATGAGGAACTCGTCGCCGAGCTTGACCTCGTAGACTTCCACCTTGAGCGTCGGTTCGACCCGCCGGCGCAAGCTGATCTCCCCCCGGGGCGTCGAGCTCCAGGCGAGCTCCTCGAATCGTCGCATCGCCCCAGTCTGCCCCCACCCCGGGCGTCGCGCGTCGGCGGAGCGGGTACGGCAAGGGGGGCGCCGTCATCGAGAGGAAGAGGATGAACGCGGAAGACGAGAGGGTACTGTTCGCGACCATCGCGAGGGACCTGGCCAGCAAGACCTCCGAGCAGGCCATCCTCGACTCCGTCGCGGAGATGGCCGTACGACTGGTGCCCGGGTGCGATGACGCCGGGGTCATGATCATCACCAAGCAGCGGAAGGTGGAGACCCCCGCCGCCACCAGCCAGCGGGTGTGTGACTCCGACGAGGCCCAGGCCGAGCACGGCGAAGGACCCTGCTTCGACGCCTCGTACGCGCAGGAGGAGCGCAACCAGGCCTTCCACTGCCTGTCGACGAGCACCGACCCCAGGTGGCCCCGGTACCTGCCGCGGGCGCGTGAGCTCGGGGTGGGGAGCATTCTCGGCTTCCAGCTGTTCAGCCACGAGCACACCTTCGGCGCCCTGAACCTGTACAGCGACCGGGAGAACGCCTTCGGCGCCGAGAGCGAGAACCGCGGGTGGGTCCTGGCCTCCCACGCCGCGGTCGCGCTGACCTCGGCACGCACGAGCCGGCAGCTGCACGCGGCACTGGAGAACGCACGCACGATCGGCCAGGCGGTCGGGATGGTGCGGGCCCGATACGACATGTCGGAGGAGCAGGCGACCTCGGCCCTGCTGCGGATGTCGCAGGAGAACAACGTCAAGATGGCCGACCTCGCCCGGTCGGTCGTCACGGACGGCGTCCTGTCCCCCTGACGCGGGATCCCGGCGAAGGGAGACAATGTCGCCATGGGTGCAGGACATGCTCACTCCTCGGCCGCCGACGGCGCAGGACACCCCGGCGACTTCCGCACGAAGCTCGCCATCGCCTTCGCGATCACGGCGGGCATCGTCGTCGCCCAGGCCGTCGGTGCCTGGCTCACCGGCAGCCTCGCGCTGCTGACCGACACCGCGCACGCCCTCACCGACGCCTCCGGGCTGCTCGTCGCGCTCGTCGCCGGCACGCTGATGCTGCGACCGGCCGCCTCCACGCGGACCTGGGGGTACCGGCGGATCGAGGTGATCGCCGCGCTCGCCCAGGCGGCCCTGCTCCTCGTCGTCGGCGCCTACGCGGCGATCGAGGGTGTCCGTCGCCTCGTCGCCCCGCCCGAGGTGCCCGCCGGTGAGCTGCTCGTCTTCGGCGTCATCGGCCTCGTCGCCAACGCCCTCGCCATCGGGGTCCTGGCGTCGAACCGGTCGGCCAACCTCAACATGCGCGCCGCCTTCCTGGAGGTGCTCAACGACGCCCTCGGCTCGGTGGGCGTGATCATCGCGGCGATCGTCATCGCGACGACCGGTTACCTGCAGGCGGACGCGATCGCGGGCCTGTTCATCGCCGCGCTCATCGTCCCGCGCGCGGTCAAGCTCCTGCGCGAGACCTCCAGCGTCCTGATGGAGTTCACCCCCAAGGGACTCGACCTCGACGACGTCCGCGAGCACATGCTGTCCGTGGAGCACGTGCGCGAGGTCCACGACCTGCACGCCTCCACCGTGGCCACCGGCCTGCCGACCCTGAGCGCCCACGTCGTCGTCGACGACGAGTGCTTCGCCGACGGGCATGCCGCCGAGGTGCTCGCCCACGTGAAGACGTGCGTCGCGGAGCACTTCGACGTCGCCATCCACCACTCGACCATCCAGATCGAGACGCCGTCGATCAGCGCGGCCGAGCCGCGGTCGACGAAGCACTGACGTCCACGTGCGCGACCGCGCCACGGGACCCCGCGGGCGGGCCGATAACATCAGGCGACCCATCCATGGACGCGCAGGAGGTGCGATGCGGATCCGGAGCGCCGAGGTGCGTGCCACGGTCCTGAGCGCGCAGGAGGCGGCCCGGCTCTTCGACAACGGCTCGACCGTGGGCATGAGCGGACTCACCGGGGCCGGCGACCCGAAGGCGGTGCCGTTGGCGCTCGCCGAGCGGCTGCCCTGACGACGACAGTGGCCGACGTGACGCGTGGCGCGGGGACCGCGACGGCGGCCGTGGCCGCCGTCGGGGCGGCCGCGCTCTGGGGCACCACCGGCACCGCGCAGGCCCTCGGCCCGGAGGGCACGCAGCCGGTCACGGTGGGCGCCCTGCGCATCCTCCTCGGCGCGATGGCCCTGACGCTGCTGGCCGTCGCGGTCCGGCCCGGTAGCACTCCGGCCCCCGTGGCCGCCCAGAGGGTGCGGGTCCCCCAGCCGGTCGTCGTCCTGCTCGGCGGTCTCTGCGTCGCGGCCTACCAGGTGTGCTTCTTCGAGGGGGTCGCCCGCGCCGGGGTGGCGGTCGGCACCGTCGTGGCCCTCGGCACCGCACCCCTGGCGACCGGTCTGCTCGGTCTCCTCCTGGCCGAGAGGCCACGTCGTCGGTGGGCCGTCGCGACGGCCGGCGCGGTCACGGGAGTCGTCCTCCTCGTGTCCGGGTCGGCAGGGACGGGCGGGCGGATCGACGCGCTGGGCATCCTCGCGGCCATCGGTGCGGGCCTGTCCTACGCGGGCTACACGGTCGCCGCGCGGACGCTCCTGCTGCGGGGAGTGCGGGGACTGGTCGTCATGGCCGGACTCTTCGTCACCGGTGCGATCCTGCTGCTGCCGGCCCTCTTCTCCGCCGACCTGGCGTGGCTGCGCTCCCCTGCCGGCTGGGCGATGGTGCTGTGGCTCGGGATCGGCGCGACAGGTGTCTCCTACGTGCTCTTCCAGCACGGGCTGGCCCGGCTCTCCGCGAGCACGGTCGCCACCCTCTCCCTCGCCGAGCCGGTCACGGCCACGCTGCTCGGGGTGCTCGTCCTGCGTGAGAGCCTGTCCCTCCTGACGGGTGTCGGCATCGCCGTGGTCCTGCTCAGCCTGCTCCTCGTGGCGGCCCCGGCGCGCCGCCGCGGACGCGTCGACAGGGCCTCGGCCCGGGCCCGGCCATGAGGACGGTCGCCTTCCACTGGAGCGGTGGCAAGGACTCGGCTCTCGCCCTGACCGCCCTGCTCGCCGACGACGGCGTCGTCGTCGACCGGCTGGTGACGACGGTCCACGCCGGCGGGGCGTCGACCGTGCACGACATCCCGGTCGACCTCCTGCAGGCCCAGGCGGACAGCATCGGTCTGCCGCTGCAGACCGTGGCGATCCCGGGTCCCGGGCTGGACGGGTACGTCGACGCGATGGACGCGGCCGCGGTCGGGATGCGAAGGGAGGGCGTCGACGCCTTCGCCTTCGGTGACCTGTCGTCCTCCGGGGTGCTCGACCACAAGCGCGCCCAGTTCGAGCCGCTGGGGATCGAGGTGCTCGAGCCGCTGTGGGGGCTGACCTCCCACGAGTGCGCCGAGAGGTTCCTCGCCTCACGCATCCGTGCCGTCACCGTGGTCGTCGACGCGGCGGTGCTCGGACCGGAGAGCCTCGGGGTCCCGCTGGACCACGACTTCTTCGCCGGCCTCCCCGACGGCGCCGATCCGTGTGGCGAGCTGGGTGAGTTCCACTCCTTCGTCCACGACGGTCCGCTGCTCCGGACGCCGGTGGACTTCGTGCTCGACGCGCCGCACCGGGTCGAGCAGGAGATCCGCACCACCGACGGGATGCGCACCTACGCGTACTGGCTGGCCACGCCCCACTCGCGCCGGTGAACCACCCCTTCGTCAGCGCGCCTGCACGAGCACGCGCAACGCCTGCTGCCTGACCGTGAAGGTCATCGGTGTCTCCCCGACGATGTCGCCATCGGCGTACACGCGGTAGCCGGCCGGCGCCGTCACGTCGATGGTGCGCCCACGGTCGGCACGGATGTCGACGCCGTCGACGTGGGTGCCCCGGAAGTAGCGCGGCAGCAGCATCGGGTACTTCCACCGCGGCAGGCCCTCGACCGTGGTGACGTCGAGCTCACCGTCGTCGAGGAGGGCATCGGGGTTGGCCCTCATGCCGGCGCCGTAGCGGCCCGAGTTCCCGATGGCGACGCTCCAGCCGTCGAAGGTGCGGGCCACACCGTCCGTGGTCACCGTGATCGACGTCGAGCGGGTCCCGACGAGCGCACGGGCGCCACCGTAGGCGTAGACGAGCGCCGCCGGCAGCCAGGTCGGGGCCGCGTTGGCGTGGTCATTGGCCCGGGAGTCGTACCCGACCGTGGCCACCCCGAGGAAGGGGGTCCCTCCCGCGAGGCCGACATCCACCCTTCGCTCGGTGGCGCGGGGAAGGGAGGATGCCGCCTGCCGCAGGTCGCGCGACCCACCGAGTGCGCGGATGAAGTCGCAGCCGCGCCCGCCGGGCAGCGGGGCGACGAGGGCGCCGGAGCGGAGCGCCCCCTCGGCGACCCGCGCGACGAGACCGTCGCCGCCGAGCGCCACGAGTAGCTGGCCATCCGGCTCACCGGCCGCGGCGATCTCCACGGCGTGCTCGGCGGACTCCGTGACGGCCACGTCCACCGACCAACCGTGCGAGCGCAGGATGTCCGAGACGACCGGGATCATCGCCCCCGCCGCCCCGTTGCGGGCGGTGGGGTTGACCACGACGAGGGCGTCGGTCATCCCTCGTCGTCCGGGATGAGCTTGCCCGGGTTGAGCACACCCGTCGGGTCCAGCTCGGCCTTGACGGCACGCAGGATGCGGATCCCGCCGTCGCCGATCTCGTCCCGCATCCAGCGGCGGTGGTCGGTCCCCACGGCGTGGTGGTGGGTGATGGTGCCCCCGGCGTCGATCATCGCCTGGCCCGCGGCGGTCCTGATCCGACGCCACTGGGCGATCGGGTCGGCCTCGGCGGAGGCCATGACGGTG
Proteins encoded in this region:
- a CDS encoding EamA family transporter; this translates as MTRGAGTATAAVAAVGAAALWGTTGTAQALGPEGTQPVTVGALRILLGAMALTLLAVAVRPGSTPAPVAAQRVRVPQPVVVLLGGLCVAAYQVCFFEGVARAGVAVGTVVALGTAPLATGLLGLLLAERPRRRWAVATAGAVTGVVLLVSGSAGTGGRIDALGILAAIGAGLSYAGYTVAARTLLLRGVRGLVVMAGLFVTGAILLLPALFSADLAWLRSPAGWAMVLWLGIGATGVSYVLFQHGLARLSASTVATLSLAEPVTATLLGVLVLRESLSLLTGVGIAVVLLSLLLVAAPARRRGRVDRASARARP
- a CDS encoding cation diffusion facilitator family transporter, giving the protein MGAGHAHSSAADGAGHPGDFRTKLAIAFAITAGIVVAQAVGAWLTGSLALLTDTAHALTDASGLLVALVAGTLMLRPAASTRTWGYRRIEVIAALAQAALLLVVGAYAAIEGVRRLVAPPEVPAGELLVFGVIGLVANALAIGVLASNRSANLNMRAAFLEVLNDALGSVGVIIAAIVIATTGYLQADAIAGLFIAALIVPRAVKLLRETSSVLMEFTPKGLDLDDVREHMLSVEHVREVHDLHASTVATGLPTLSAHVVVDDECFADGHAAEVLAHVKTCVAEHFDVAIHHSTIQIETPSISAAEPRSTKH
- a CDS encoding GAF and ANTAR domain-containing protein, which codes for MNAEDERVLFATIARDLASKTSEQAILDSVAEMAVRLVPGCDDAGVMIITKQRKVETPAATSQRVCDSDEAQAEHGEGPCFDASYAQEERNQAFHCLSTSTDPRWPRYLPRARELGVGSILGFQLFSHEHTFGALNLYSDRENAFGAESENRGWVLASHAAVALTSARTSRQLHAALENARTIGQAVGMVRARYDMSEEQATSALLRMSQENNVKMADLARSVVTDGVLSP
- a CDS encoding diacylglycerol kinase family protein; this translates as MTDALVVVNPTARNGAAGAMIPVVSDILRSHGWSVDVAVTESAEHAVEIAAAGEPDGQLLVALGGDGLVARVAEGALRSGALVAPLPGGRGCDFIRALGGSRDLRQAASSLPRATERRVDVGLAGGTPFLGVATVGYDSRANDHANAAPTWLPAALVYAYGGARALVGTRSTSITVTTDGVARTFDGWSVAIGNSGRYGAGMRANPDALLDDGELDVTTVEGLPRWKYPMLLPRYFRGTHVDGVDIRADRGRTIDVTAPAGYRVYADGDIVGETPMTFTVRQQALRVLVQAR
- a CDS encoding spermidine synthase, which encodes MRRFEELAWSSTPRGEISLRRRVEPTLKVEVYEVKLGDEFLMSSLFTVAEIELARLGLAEAKGDQLDVVVGGLGLGCTARAALEDPRVRSMVVVDAMAEVIDWHERELLPESADLVRDPRTRLLHDDFFALAASGAGFDPDAPGRTFDAVLLDIDHTPHHLLHPDHAPFYSEDGLRRLTAHLRPGGVFALWSDDPPDEQFCGLLERVFDHVDAHVVAFANFLTGGESSNTIYVAR